A window of the Pantoea trifolii genome harbors these coding sequences:
- a CDS encoding tyrosine-type recombinase/integrase, with the protein MSELSGFNGVALSGSSDDDLTARLAAFVRHREAFSPNTWRQLLSVMRICWRWSQENKRSFLPMSPADLQDYLFHLQATGRATSTIAVHAALIAMLHRNAGLVPPTVSPDVVRARKKINRTAVVSGERTGQAVPFCRPDLNRLDAAWKNSPRLQHLRDLAFMHVAYGTLLRMSEISRLRVRDISRAADGRILLDVGWTKTILQSGGIVKALSARSSERLLAWINAAGLAGEPDAVLFCPVHRSNKITAVATEPMSAPCLEDIWRRARLQAGAGTPLKTNKGRYSSWSGHSARVGAAQDMARKGVSIAQIMQEGTWTQTQTVMRYIRRVDAHNGAMVGLMEDEDWQS; encoded by the coding sequence ATGAGCGAACTCTCCGGTTTTAACGGTGTTGCCCTTAGCGGCAGCAGCGATGACGATCTCACCGCGAGGCTGGCCGCGTTCGTCCGGCACCGCGAGGCATTTTCGCCAAACACGTGGCGGCAGCTGCTGAGCGTGATGCGGATCTGCTGGCGCTGGTCGCAGGAAAACAAACGGTCGTTCCTGCCGATGTCACCCGCGGATTTGCAGGACTACCTTTTTCACCTTCAGGCCACCGGACGGGCTACTTCAACCATAGCGGTGCACGCCGCGCTTATCGCAATGTTACACCGTAACGCAGGACTGGTCCCTCCGACTGTCTCACCCGACGTTGTGCGCGCCAGAAAGAAGATCAACCGCACGGCCGTTGTCTCAGGTGAGCGCACCGGCCAGGCGGTACCCTTCTGCCGGCCGGATCTGAACCGCCTGGATGCGGCATGGAAAAACTCACCCCGGCTTCAGCATCTGCGTGACCTCGCCTTCATGCACGTGGCCTACGGCACGTTGCTGCGTATGAGTGAAATATCCCGGCTGCGGGTGCGGGATATCTCACGCGCGGCCGACGGACGCATCCTCCTCGACGTCGGATGGACCAAAACCATCCTGCAGTCGGGCGGTATCGTTAAGGCACTCAGCGCCCGCTCTTCCGAACGGCTGTTGGCGTGGATTAACGCCGCCGGTCTGGCTGGCGAACCTGATGCGGTATTGTTCTGCCCCGTACACCGGTCAAACAAAATTACCGCAGTCGCAACCGAGCCTATGAGCGCGCCGTGTCTGGAAGACATCTGGCGGCGTGCCCGACTCCAGGCGGGTGCGGGGACTCCGCTGAAAACGAACAAGGGACGCTATTCCAGCTGGAGCGGCCACAGCGCACGGGTCGGCGCCGCGCAGGACATGGCGAGAAAAGGGGTCTCCATTGCGCAGATTATGCAGGAAGGCACCTGGACACAGACGCAGACGGTGATGCGTTACATTCGCAGAGTGGATGCACACAACGGTGCCATGGTCGGACTGATGGAGGATGAAGACTGGCAGTCATGA
- a CDS encoding PIN domain-containing protein: MSSSYTVLFDACVLYPAPLRSFLMYLSAGGQFRARWTEDIHEEWMRNVLINRTDLTRTQLERVRALMDRHVPDALVTGYRSLIESIKGLPDQDDRHVVAAAIVAQAEGIVTFNLKDFPDDVLATWNLRAIHPDSFITDLTELDITVVLDAARRQRASLKSPPFTPDEFLDCLLRQQLPETVSRLRPLTALI, encoded by the coding sequence ATGAGTTCAAGTTATACCGTACTGTTTGATGCATGCGTTCTTTATCCGGCACCTTTGCGTAGTTTCTTGATGTACCTTTCAGCTGGCGGGCAATTCCGAGCTCGCTGGACTGAGGACATACATGAAGAATGGATGCGCAATGTTCTCATTAACCGTACAGATCTGACCAGGACGCAACTCGAGCGTGTGCGTGCGCTTATGGACCGGCACGTTCCGGATGCTCTGGTCACCGGATACAGGTCGCTGATTGAATCGATTAAAGGTCTGCCGGATCAGGATGACCGTCACGTGGTCGCTGCGGCAATCGTTGCCCAGGCTGAAGGAATTGTCACATTTAATCTGAAAGATTTCCCTGATGATGTTCTCGCGACATGGAATCTGCGCGCCATTCATCCTGACAGCTTTATTACAGATCTGACCGAACTGGATATTACTGTGGTTCTCGATGCCGCACGCCGTCAGCGCGCCAGCCTGAAATCGCCACCATTCACTCCTGACGAGTTTCTGGACTGCCTGTTGCGCCAGCAGTTGCCTGAAACCGTTTCACGCCTGCGTCCCCTGACAGCACTGATTTAA
- a CDS encoding helix-turn-helix domain-containing protein, producing the protein MAQLQNKLPSLQEAELARLCSRELSAVLETRAESQQVSLTDKRGQIHNVSIPVSALRMLVDVLTELGEGNAVRLVPVGAEMTTQEVADLLNISRPTLIRLLDSGELPFHRTGNRRKIRYTDALTYRNRLLGQRHEALDELGALDQELGLGYE; encoded by the coding sequence ATGGCTCAGCTTCAGAATAAGCTTCCTTCCCTGCAGGAGGCTGAACTTGCCCGGTTGTGCAGCAGAGAACTCTCAGCTGTGCTTGAAACGCGGGCTGAATCACAACAGGTATCTCTCACTGATAAACGTGGTCAGATTCACAACGTCAGTATTCCTGTCAGCGCATTACGCATGCTGGTAGATGTACTGACCGAATTAGGTGAAGGGAATGCCGTGCGCCTTGTCCCGGTAGGTGCTGAAATGACTACACAGGAGGTTGCAGATTTGCTGAATATTTCCCGGCCGACACTTATCCGTCTCCTGGACAGTGGTGAGCTGCCTTTTCACCGTACAGGCAACCGCAGAAAGATCCGCTATACGGATGCACTTACCTACCGTAATCGACTGTTAGGTCAGCGGCATGAGGCTCTTGATGAGCTCGGGGCTCTGGATCAGGAACTTGGTTTGGGGTACGAATGA
- a CDS encoding DUF1173 family protein, which translates to MKKTRYRIIILRGGEEKSYSAEFQTAEKFEQSWQGVLKKHHGNDALMQCGCPGTGDTRFMIKLRRDSGRYYVARFGHSGINHFPECIWYSSASVSGRQSYTEGVVEEEPDGTLRVKLALSLKEQEPVDRPARTGAGEPRQRSGRNQSVMKLQGLLSLLWTEAQLNVWYPAMAGKRFTGSVHGWLNAAASKIRAGRTNLSDVLLIGAQKDSVQESSNRKKLLAAANEKKRLVVIASLASWSKEREEGVNKIPVRDFFGLPELIIHQDLWKESLMHHPVERAAWERGARIIVIALTDAAKGNKTEVQRMALMYVSERWIPLDSSHEGIVESKLAAESRSFMKPMRFDAAEDDVFADFHLLDTSTNHLPMEIFGMGTGEYLLRKSQKQTFYNEKYGSDGWWYWDAYSSPSAEAMPPFPPAGKNRGT; encoded by the coding sequence ATGAAGAAGACTCGGTACAGAATAATTATCCTCCGCGGTGGGGAAGAAAAATCTTATTCAGCCGAATTTCAGACTGCAGAAAAGTTTGAACAGAGCTGGCAGGGCGTTCTGAAAAAACACCACGGGAATGACGCGCTGATGCAGTGTGGCTGTCCTGGCACCGGCGACACCCGGTTCATGATTAAGCTCCGGAGAGATTCTGGCCGCTATTACGTAGCCCGCTTTGGTCATAGCGGTATAAATCACTTTCCCGAATGTATCTGGTATTCATCTGCGTCTGTTAGCGGGCGACAGTCCTACACAGAAGGTGTAGTTGAGGAAGAGCCTGACGGTACCCTCCGCGTGAAGCTTGCACTGTCTTTAAAGGAACAGGAACCCGTCGACCGCCCTGCGAGGACTGGCGCTGGGGAACCGCGGCAACGTAGTGGACGCAATCAGTCTGTCATGAAGCTGCAGGGACTTCTGAGCTTACTCTGGACCGAGGCTCAATTGAATGTCTGGTATCCGGCGATGGCCGGGAAGCGGTTCACAGGATCTGTTCACGGATGGCTTAATGCTGCAGCATCCAAGATCCGTGCGGGACGAACGAACCTCAGCGACGTTCTTTTGATCGGCGCTCAGAAAGACTCGGTACAGGAATCGTCAAATCGTAAAAAGCTTTTAGCAGCCGCTAATGAGAAAAAAAGGTTGGTTGTCATCGCCTCACTGGCCTCCTGGAGCAAGGAACGGGAGGAGGGAGTAAATAAAATCCCGGTGCGCGACTTTTTTGGTCTTCCTGAGCTGATTATCCATCAGGATCTCTGGAAAGAATCACTCATGCATCACCCTGTAGAACGTGCGGCATGGGAGCGTGGCGCCCGCATTATTGTCATCGCACTTACTGATGCTGCAAAAGGGAATAAGACTGAAGTTCAAAGAATGGCGCTGATGTACGTGAGCGAACGATGGATACCGCTCGATTCGTCCCATGAGGGCATCGTGGAGTCAAAGCTTGCTGCAGAATCACGAAGTTTTATGAAGCCTATGCGCTTTGATGCCGCTGAAGATGACGTATTTGCCGACTTTCATTTACTCGATACCAGCACCAACCATTTGCCTATGGAGATTTTTGGAATGGGAACCGGGGAATACCTGCTCAGAAAAAGTCAGAAGCAGACCTTTTATAATGAAAAATACGGTTCAGACGGTTGGTGGTACTGGGATGCCTATAGTTCACCTTCTGCTGAAGCTATGCCTCCTTTTCCTCCAGCGGGAAAAAACAGGGGCACATAA
- a CDS encoding DUF2913 family protein produces the protein MRSSDLYVDHLAWCGLVALYMARKYGAVTSPAEENLFLCRWLATAEKKRLFRRELASDIRWLLKEGREKGLRSDLPGKLEYLWRASSGDILAQNDLFRLQHVIHAIKLTGINYGVLTESEWGGRHAVKLSPKVPGLYIRSKDLDTAFDSNGSQIKPLCVRITAEPTAVDSLLCRSGWRQEADNETPFLHRFYACNKDDNGNVEGSTGSNE, from the coding sequence ATGAGAAGCTCTGACCTCTACGTTGATCATCTCGCATGGTGCGGGCTCGTTGCACTCTATATGGCTCGTAAGTACGGGGCAGTTACTTCACCCGCTGAGGAAAACCTGTTTCTGTGCAGGTGGCTGGCCACAGCAGAAAAGAAGCGCTTGTTTCGACGTGAACTGGCCAGTGACATTCGCTGGTTGCTTAAAGAGGGTAGAGAAAAAGGACTGCGGTCAGATTTACCAGGTAAGCTTGAATACCTCTGGCGCGCGAGCAGTGGAGACATCCTGGCGCAGAATGATCTCTTCCGACTGCAGCATGTCATCCACGCGATTAAGCTGACCGGCATTAACTATGGAGTTCTTACCGAAAGCGAATGGGGTGGGCGCCATGCCGTCAAACTCAGTCCTAAGGTCCCGGGCCTCTATATTAGAAGCAAAGACCTGGACACCGCATTCGACAGCAACGGATCGCAGATAAAACCACTATGTGTACGTATTACTGCTGAACCAACCGCGGTGGATTCGCTTCTTTGCCGGTCAGGCTGGCGACAGGAGGCTGACAATGAAACCCCCTTTCTGCACCGCTTTTATGCCTGTAACAAGGATGATAACGGAAACGTCGAAGGAAGCACTGGATCCAATGAGTAA
- a CDS encoding Ltp family lipoprotein: protein MNVLKFVLTAALFVSAPTWAGDLTGPQNNAVRSAKQYLSMMGFSRDGLIHQLSSDAGDGFDISDATVAVDSLNIDWNQEAVKSAKQYLNMMGFSCKGLIKQLSSSAGDKYTVDQATYGAKQAGGC, encoded by the coding sequence ATGAATGTTTTGAAGTTCGTATTGACTGCCGCTTTGTTTGTCTCAGCGCCCACATGGGCGGGAGATTTGACTGGGCCTCAAAATAATGCCGTTAGATCTGCGAAGCAGTATCTCAGTATGATGGGCTTCTCAAGGGACGGACTTATTCATCAACTATCATCGGATGCAGGGGATGGTTTCGATATTTCTGACGCCACGGTAGCAGTGGACAGCCTGAACATTGACTGGAACCAGGAGGCGGTGAAATCTGCGAAGCAGTATCTCAATATGATGGGCTTCTCGTGCAAAGGCCTCATTAAGCAACTTTCCTCAAGTGCCGGAGACAAATACACCGTTGATCAAGCGACTTACGGAGCAAAACAGGCAGGTGGCTGCTAA
- a CDS encoding HigA family addiction module antitoxin → MKQHTPPHPGTLVADNIAALNLSLHEVAVALNVSSSRLQRITKQQIAISPEMAVRLSYVIGSSPEWWLRMQDAYSLYHAKQKVDLSRLKPLSTAQGSNS, encoded by the coding sequence ATGAAGCAACATACCCCTCCCCATCCGGGCACACTGGTTGCGGATAATATCGCTGCGCTAAACCTGTCACTGCATGAAGTTGCAGTGGCTCTCAACGTGTCGTCGTCGAGGCTTCAGCGTATAACCAAACAACAGATTGCGATCAGCCCTGAAATGGCGGTACGTCTGTCCTACGTTATTGGCAGTTCGCCAGAGTGGTGGCTGCGGATGCAGGATGCTTACAGCTTGTACCATGCCAAGCAAAAAGTTGATTTATCCCGACTGAAACCATTGTCAACTGCTCAAGGTAGCAACTCATAG
- a CDS encoding DUF4942 domain-containing protein gives MTDVYEYMPNDRRNEWNEQIREMKAPDFEEATVRSTLSELLFSREKFFSERVDGIFRNLSGEHVTNRPEGFGKRMIMARVYDEWGGNNYQRTGYIDDLRQVIAKFMGRDPTSYRTTDKILQIARSRAGEWLTLDGGALRVKAFLKGTAHLEIHPDMAWRLNDILAFLHPAAIPAEHRQKPRSKAKSFALQSNLLPFSVLAELSELEIERTTPFQANRWDQPREPITTNPFNCRFKGYRDGDKAARAEAEKVLMSLGGVKKNINALTWFEFDYDPTTAIQDIQLSGALPDQKTHQFTRRPRCLPRCCLMRWPSRRVTSGWSRALAWAGLLT, from the coding sequence CTGACGGACGTGTACGAGTACATGCCCAACGATCGCCGCAACGAGTGGAACGAGCAGATCCGCGAGATGAAAGCGCCAGACTTTGAAGAGGCTACCGTGCGTTCCACGCTCTCCGAGCTGCTGTTTTCGCGTGAGAAGTTTTTCTCTGAGCGTGTGGACGGCATCTTTCGCAATCTCTCCGGTGAACACGTCACGAACCGCCCGGAAGGCTTCGGCAAGCGCATGATCATGGCGCGCGTCTATGACGAGTGGGGCGGCAATAACTACCAGCGCACGGGCTACATAGACGATTTGCGCCAGGTGATTGCTAAATTCATGGGGCGCGATCCCACCAGCTACCGCACCACCGACAAAATTTTGCAGATTGCCCGCAGTCGCGCCGGGGAGTGGCTCACGCTCGATGGCGGCGCGCTGCGCGTCAAAGCCTTCCTGAAAGGCACGGCACATCTGGAAATTCATCCCGACATGGCCTGGCGCCTCAATGACATTCTGGCCTTCCTGCATCCGGCGGCCATTCCGGCGGAGCATCGTCAGAAGCCGCGAAGCAAGGCAAAATCCTTTGCGCTGCAATCCAATCTCCTGCCTTTCTCCGTGCTCGCAGAACTGAGCGAGCTTGAAATAGAGCGCACAACGCCTTTTCAGGCTAATCGCTGGGACCAACCGCGCGAGCCGATTACAACGAACCCGTTTAACTGCCGCTTTAAAGGTTACCGGGACGGAGACAAGGCCGCACGCGCCGAAGCGGAGAAAGTACTCATGAGCCTGGGCGGCGTGAAGAAGAACATCAATGCGCTGACCTGGTTTGAGTTCGACTATGACCCGACCACAGCGATTCAGGATATACAGCTGAGCGGTGCATTGCCGGATCAGAAAACACACCAGTTTACCCGACGCCCGAGGTGCTTGCCTCGCTGCTGCTTGATGAGGTGGCCATCCAGGCGGGTGACAAGTGGCTGGAGCCGAGCGCTGGCATGGGCGGGCTTGCTGACCTGA
- a CDS encoding PDDEXK family nuclease produces MGLFTLEEKEFRAVSKTTFVRESILERRDIQSALARNISHFVPDCMVIQEEFNNWEDSQRRIDLLCIDKNFNLVVIELKRDEHGAHMELQAVRYAAMVSQMTFHEAAECYQKYLDKEGVEKNSENEIFNFCEREESEIADFNTQVRIVLISADFSKEITNTVLWLNNNGLSISCFRLSPYLHLDKLLVNFEQIIPLPEAKDFLVRQKRKEIEALKANEKSEKDYSKFVFKGAAYNKRNLAFELMSDWIAENEPENINSVVSIFGKDIHRSLIKSESDVSQSRRKRFHEASIELISGETVLITNQWSIGSIQRLITTFENLGYKITAQRPE; encoded by the coding sequence ATGGGGTTGTTCACCTTAGAAGAGAAGGAATTTCGGGCAGTGTCGAAAACGACGTTTGTGCGCGAATCCATTCTGGAACGCAGAGATATCCAGTCGGCCTTAGCCAGAAATATCAGCCATTTCGTTCCTGACTGCATGGTCATACAGGAAGAGTTTAATAACTGGGAGGACAGTCAGCGCAGGATCGATTTGCTCTGCATCGATAAAAATTTCAATCTGGTCGTCATTGAGCTCAAACGTGATGAGCACGGCGCCCATATGGAGCTTCAAGCCGTAAGGTATGCTGCCATGGTTTCGCAAATGACTTTTCATGAAGCTGCTGAGTGCTATCAAAAATATCTCGATAAAGAAGGTGTTGAGAAAAATTCAGAGAATGAAATCTTCAATTTCTGTGAGAGAGAAGAAAGCGAAATTGCTGACTTTAATACGCAAGTCCGGATTGTTTTAATATCGGCTGATTTCTCTAAAGAGATCACAAACACAGTCCTGTGGCTTAACAACAATGGCCTTAGTATCAGCTGTTTCAGGTTAAGTCCATATCTGCATCTAGACAAGCTGCTGGTGAATTTCGAACAAATAATCCCGTTGCCAGAGGCAAAAGATTTCCTTGTCCGACAAAAGCGCAAAGAAATAGAAGCCTTGAAGGCAAATGAAAAATCGGAGAAGGATTATTCTAAATTTGTGTTTAAAGGCGCGGCATACAATAAGCGAAACCTGGCTTTTGAGCTTATGAGCGACTGGATAGCGGAGAATGAGCCGGAGAACATCAACTCTGTTGTATCGATCTTTGGAAAGGATATTCATCGCAGTCTTATAAAGTCGGAATCCGACGTCAGTCAGTCACGACGAAAGCGTTTTCATGAGGCGTCCATTGAGCTCATCTCTGGTGAGACGGTGCTGATTACCAACCAATGGAGTATCGGCTCTATTCAGCGACTGATTACAACGTTTGAAAATCTTGGTTATAAAATAACCGCGCAACGCCCTGAATAA
- a CDS encoding DEAD/DEAH box helicase, with the protein MSRAYDSLDPRVQKWVYRQGWPALRPLQESSIPAVLAGDRDVLISAGTAAGKTEAFFLPACSATADVTGGFGIVYISPLKALINDQYRRLESLGEALGMKVTPWHGDVPQSKKQKARANPSGILLITPESLESLLINSSGWLKQAFSSVAYVVIDEFHAFIGTDRGMQLLSLLNRIEHVLGRHDNPVPRVALSATLGELEKVPEQLRPDRQLECITITDNSSSAMLQVQVKGYLEPVNIKGEEIKAPAEERVCADIFRLCRGDSHLVFANSRKRTESIAATLSDMCEEKVVPNEFFPHHGSLARELRETLEKRLQRGDLPTTAICTMTLELGIDIGKVQSVIQVTPPHSVSSLRQRMGRSGRRGTPSVLRMLITERELTATSGMIDHLRLQLVQSMAMIRLTISQQWFEPADTSQKHYSTLLHQILAITAQWGGVRADQLWLQLCQKGPFRNIDLSAFKILLKHMGACGLLTQLASGEVVVGAEGEKLTNHYTFYAVFNTPEEFRIVTGSRILGTLPVDSPLLPGQHIIFGGLRWKVTEIDAEKKVIYVESTKGGQPPLFSGGGMSVHDVVRQEMLAIYMEGDYRIAIGDQRVDYADAAARSLFKEGLNYFRRYQLQDAHFITLGPHCCVLPWMGDKVVNTITALLVRFGFKVSSFAGVIEAEDASVASVRHALKHMMNSGLPTEAELAADVPENYLEKYDELLPDSLLASGYGAKAYDVEGTRRWLQDNLQ; encoded by the coding sequence ATGAGTCGCGCTTATGACAGCCTCGATCCCCGGGTTCAGAAATGGGTCTACCGGCAGGGCTGGCCGGCTTTAAGACCCCTGCAGGAGAGCTCAATTCCTGCCGTCTTAGCAGGTGACCGCGACGTACTGATCAGTGCCGGTACAGCTGCGGGTAAAACAGAGGCGTTTTTTCTGCCAGCCTGCTCTGCAACGGCTGATGTTACCGGCGGGTTTGGCATCGTCTATATCAGCCCGCTTAAAGCCCTGATCAACGACCAGTATCGTCGTCTGGAAAGTCTGGGCGAGGCGCTGGGTATGAAGGTGACGCCCTGGCACGGCGATGTTCCTCAGAGTAAAAAACAGAAAGCCCGGGCCAATCCTTCCGGCATCCTTCTCATTACGCCTGAGTCGCTTGAGTCTTTGCTCATTAACTCATCGGGCTGGCTTAAGCAGGCATTTTCATCCGTTGCCTATGTGGTCATTGACGAGTTTCACGCGTTCATTGGCACAGATCGCGGCATGCAGCTATTGTCTCTGCTGAACAGAATTGAACATGTGCTCGGTCGCCACGATAATCCGGTTCCCCGGGTCGCGCTGAGCGCCACACTTGGCGAACTGGAGAAAGTGCCTGAACAGTTGCGCCCGGACAGGCAGCTGGAGTGCATAACGATAACGGACAACAGCAGTTCGGCCATGCTTCAGGTGCAGGTTAAAGGCTATCTGGAACCGGTTAACATCAAGGGCGAAGAGATAAAGGCGCCGGCTGAAGAGCGCGTATGTGCGGACATCTTCAGGCTCTGCCGTGGTGATTCTCATCTGGTCTTCGCCAACAGCCGAAAGCGTACGGAGAGCATTGCTGCCACGCTTAGCGACATGTGCGAGGAAAAGGTCGTCCCCAATGAGTTCTTTCCCCACCACGGCTCTCTCGCCAGAGAACTTCGCGAGACGCTGGAAAAACGATTACAGCGAGGAGATTTGCCCACTACAGCTATTTGTACCATGACGCTGGAATTGGGTATCGACATCGGTAAGGTGCAGTCAGTTATTCAGGTTACCCCTCCTCACTCTGTCTCAAGCCTGCGTCAGCGCATGGGACGTTCAGGGCGGCGTGGAACTCCGTCGGTACTGCGAATGCTCATTACAGAACGCGAACTCACAGCAACAAGTGGCATGATAGACCACCTGAGGCTGCAGCTGGTTCAATCGATGGCAATGATCAGACTCACTATCTCGCAGCAATGGTTCGAACCAGCGGATACTTCTCAGAAACACTACTCGACGCTGCTGCATCAAATCCTCGCTATCACCGCGCAGTGGGGTGGGGTTCGGGCGGATCAGCTCTGGTTACAGCTCTGTCAAAAAGGTCCGTTCCGGAATATCGATTTATCCGCTTTCAAAATACTGCTCAAACACATGGGGGCGTGCGGGCTGCTCACGCAGCTGGCGAGCGGAGAGGTCGTTGTAGGCGCTGAGGGCGAGAAACTTACCAACCACTATACGTTTTATGCCGTATTCAATACGCCGGAAGAGTTTCGCATAGTCACAGGCAGCCGGATTCTTGGCACACTTCCGGTAGACTCACCCCTTTTGCCAGGGCAGCACATCATCTTTGGTGGGCTTCGCTGGAAGGTGACCGAAATTGATGCAGAGAAAAAGGTCATTTACGTCGAATCAACCAAAGGTGGCCAGCCACCGCTGTTCAGCGGTGGAGGCATGTCTGTGCACGATGTTGTTCGCCAGGAAATGCTTGCGATATACATGGAAGGGGATTACCGCATAGCGATTGGTGACCAGAGGGTGGACTATGCCGATGCCGCCGCAAGATCGCTCTTTAAAGAGGGCCTTAACTACTTTCGGCGTTACCAACTGCAGGATGCTCACTTTATCACCTTGGGACCGCACTGTTGCGTGCTCCCCTGGATGGGGGACAAAGTCGTCAATACGATCACAGCATTGCTCGTGCGATTCGGCTTTAAAGTCAGTTCATTTGCCGGTGTGATTGAGGCTGAAGACGCAAGCGTGGCATCGGTCAGGCACGCGCTTAAACATATGATGAACTCGGGCCTGCCCACCGAGGCTGAACTCGCCGCAGACGTTCCGGAGAATTACCTGGAAAAATATGATGAACTCCTTCCAGATTCACTGCTTGCAAGCGGTTACGGAGCAAAGGCGTATGATGTTGAGGGCACTCGTCGCTGGCTTCAAGACAATCTTCAGTAA
- a CDS encoding ATP-binding protein, whose protein sequence is MSGARIRTRERDAIIQSLKSGVTPRIGIQHIQVGRMNEITALHQDIERVADGGASFRLIIGEYGSGKTFFMSVVRSIALEKKLVTVSADLSPDRRIHSSGGQARNLYSELMKNMSTRNKPDGNALLSVVERFVTEARKEADADRSAVSTVIHRRLEALTEMVGGYDFAKVIEAFWRGHEQDNEALKSNAIRWLRGEYTTKTDARNDLDVRTIISDASFYDALKLMSLFVRQAGYAGLLVSLDEMVNLYKLNNTQARTANYEQILRILNDCLQGSAENLGFILGGTPEFLFDPRKGLYSYEALQSRLAENRFAQRSGVIDYSSPALHLASLTPEELYILLKNLRHVYAGGDTDKYLVSDDALTGFLHHCSNTIGDAYFRTPRNTIKGFLDMLAILEQNRSMNWQSLISGVAIEDDRPSDMDDAVSDDEENNDGLASFSL, encoded by the coding sequence ATGTCTGGAGCACGTATAAGAACCAGAGAGCGTGATGCCATTATTCAGTCACTGAAATCAGGTGTGACGCCAAGAATTGGCATCCAGCATATTCAGGTTGGACGCATGAATGAAATTACAGCGCTCCATCAGGATATTGAGAGGGTCGCCGACGGTGGCGCCAGCTTCAGGCTGATCATCGGCGAATATGGTTCGGGAAAAACCTTCTTTATGAGCGTTGTGCGATCCATTGCACTGGAGAAAAAACTGGTCACTGTCAGTGCCGACCTCTCCCCTGACAGACGTATTCATTCTTCGGGGGGACAAGCGCGTAATCTTTACTCTGAGTTGATGAAAAATATGTCAACCCGGAATAAGCCGGATGGGAACGCGCTTCTGAGTGTAGTGGAGCGTTTCGTCACGGAGGCAAGGAAAGAGGCGGATGCTGACAGGTCTGCCGTTTCTACGGTGATCCACAGACGTCTGGAAGCGCTGACTGAGATGGTGGGTGGATATGATTTTGCAAAAGTCATTGAGGCTTTCTGGCGCGGGCATGAACAGGATAATGAGGCGCTGAAATCCAATGCCATTCGCTGGCTGCGGGGTGAATACACCACGAAAACAGATGCCCGAAACGATCTGGACGTCCGTACTATTATTTCAGACGCCTCATTCTATGATGCGCTTAAGCTGATGAGTCTCTTCGTCCGCCAGGCGGGCTATGCCGGACTTCTGGTCAGCCTGGATGAGATGGTGAATCTCTATAAGCTGAACAATACGCAGGCGAGAACGGCAAATTATGAGCAAATCCTGCGGATCCTGAATGACTGCCTGCAGGGCTCCGCTGAAAACCTTGGATTTATCCTCGGTGGCACACCCGAATTCCTGTTTGACCCGCGCAAGGGCCTTTACAGTTATGAAGCGCTTCAGTCTCGCCTGGCTGAAAATCGGTTTGCACAACGTTCTGGTGTCATCGATTACTCCTCTCCAGCACTGCATCTCGCAAGCCTGACGCCTGAAGAGCTCTACATACTGCTAAAAAATCTCCGTCACGTATACGCTGGTGGGGATACGGATAAATATCTCGTTTCGGATGATGCGCTCACCGGTTTTCTTCACCACTGCAGTAACACTATCGGGGATGCTTACTTCCGGACCCCCCGCAATACTATCAAGGGGTTTCTGGATATGCTGGCCATTCTGGAGCAAAACCGTTCGATGAACTGGCAGTCGTTAATCTCAGGCGTTGCTATCGAGGATGACAGACCAAGCGACATGGATGACGCCGTTTCTGACGACGAAGAAAATAATGACGGCCTGGCAAGCTTCAGTTTATGA